In the Phaseolus vulgaris cultivar G19833 chromosome 7, P. vulgaris v2.0, whole genome shotgun sequence genome, one interval contains:
- the LOC137828279 gene encoding GDSL esterase/lipase At5g03610-like isoform X1, which yields MVKQTLSVMTLLLLLFFILREVEGDERLDEVKLFVFGDSYVDTGNSVNSISYKPPSGITFPGTPAGRFSDGCVLTDYIASYLKIKSPTPYVFRNSSEQQHGINFAHGGTGIFNTLADGPNMTVQIDSFEKLIQQKIYTKADLESSVALVNAAGNDYATFLQRKQGSIQNIQAFTTSLIQQMSLNLRRLHSLGINKIAVGLLEPIGCMPLITMATSYDKCLEPFNFISQNHSQMLLQTVQELNKELGKPVFVTLDLYNSFLSVLATMQKSRSEDPTLMNPLQPCCEGVSMEYYCGSVDERGKKKYGLCQKPEVSFFWEGVHLSQNGWYRVYTMLYSSLLNLNQTKL from the exons ATGGTGAAGCAAACTCTATCAGTAATGACTCTGCTGCTTCTCCTCTTCTTCATTTTGAGAG AAGTGGAAGGGGATGAAAGGTTAGATGAGGTAAAACTATTTGTTTTCGGAGACTCTTATGTTGACACAGGGAATTCGGTGAACTCAATATCGTATAAGCCTCCTAGTGGAATTACTTTTCCTGGTACACCTGCTGGAAGGTTCTCTGATGGTTGTGTCCTCACAGATTACATTG CttcatatttgaaaataaaatccCCCACACCCTATGTATTTAGAAATTCCTCGGAACAACAACATGGTATAAACTTTGCTCACGGAGGAACTGGTATTTTCAACACTTTAGCTGATGGACCAAACATGACTGTCCAAATTGACTCCTTTGAGAAGCTAATCCAACAAAAAATCTATACCAAAGCCGACCTTGAGTCTTCAGTTGCTCTAGTCAATGCTGCAGGAAATGACTATGCTACATTTCTACAAAGAAAACAAGGAAGCATACAA AATATACAAGCTTTTACTACATCACTTATCCAGCAAATGTCTTTAAATCTTAGACGCCTCCACAGCTTGGGGATAAATAAAATAGCAGTAGGGTTATTAGAGCCTATAGGGTGCATGCCTTTGATAACTATGGCAACTTCCTATGACAAATGCCTTGAACCTTTCAATTTCATCTCCCAAAATCACAGTCAAATGCTTCTCCAAACTGTGCAAGAACTTAACAAGGAATTGGGAAAACCAGTCTTTGTGACACTAGACCTATACAACTCTTTCCTCTCTGTACTTGCCACAATGCAGAAAAGCCGTTCTG AAGACCCAACATTGATGAATCCACTGCAACCATGTTGTGAGGGAGTGAGCATGGAATATTATTGTGGAAGTGTGGATGAGAGAGGAAAAAAGAAGTATGGTTTATGTCAAAAACCAGAGGTTTCATTCTTTTGGGAGGGAGTTCACCTTTCTCAAAATGGTTGGTATAGAGTATATACCATGTTGTATTCTTCTCTCCTAAACCTTAATCAGACAAAACTTTGA
- the LOC137828279 gene encoding GDSL esterase/lipase At5g03610-like isoform X2, which translates to MVKQTLSVMTLLLLLFFILREVEGDERLDEVKLFVFGDSYVDTGNSVNSISYKPPSGITFPGTPAGRFSDGCVLTDYIASYLKIKSPTPYVFRNSSEQQHGINFAHGGTGIFNTLADGPNMTVQIDSFEKLIQQKIYTKADLESSVALVNAAGNDYATFLQRKQGSIQNIQAFTTSLIQQMSLNLRRLHSLGINKIAVGLLEPIGCMPLITMATSYDKCLEPFNFISQNHSQMLLQTVQELNKELGKPVFVTLDLYNSFLSVLATMQKSRSDPTLMNPLQPCCEGVSMEYYCGSVDERGKKKYGLCQKPEVSFFWEGVHLSQNGWYRVYTMLYSSLLNLNQTKL; encoded by the exons ATGGTGAAGCAAACTCTATCAGTAATGACTCTGCTGCTTCTCCTCTTCTTCATTTTGAGAG AAGTGGAAGGGGATGAAAGGTTAGATGAGGTAAAACTATTTGTTTTCGGAGACTCTTATGTTGACACAGGGAATTCGGTGAACTCAATATCGTATAAGCCTCCTAGTGGAATTACTTTTCCTGGTACACCTGCTGGAAGGTTCTCTGATGGTTGTGTCCTCACAGATTACATTG CttcatatttgaaaataaaatccCCCACACCCTATGTATTTAGAAATTCCTCGGAACAACAACATGGTATAAACTTTGCTCACGGAGGAACTGGTATTTTCAACACTTTAGCTGATGGACCAAACATGACTGTCCAAATTGACTCCTTTGAGAAGCTAATCCAACAAAAAATCTATACCAAAGCCGACCTTGAGTCTTCAGTTGCTCTAGTCAATGCTGCAGGAAATGACTATGCTACATTTCTACAAAGAAAACAAGGAAGCATACAA AATATACAAGCTTTTACTACATCACTTATCCAGCAAATGTCTTTAAATCTTAGACGCCTCCACAGCTTGGGGATAAATAAAATAGCAGTAGGGTTATTAGAGCCTATAGGGTGCATGCCTTTGATAACTATGGCAACTTCCTATGACAAATGCCTTGAACCTTTCAATTTCATCTCCCAAAATCACAGTCAAATGCTTCTCCAAACTGTGCAAGAACTTAACAAGGAATTGGGAAAACCAGTCTTTGTGACACTAGACCTATACAACTCTTTCCTCTCTGTACTTGCCACAATGCAGAAAAGCCGTTCTG ACCCAACATTGATGAATCCACTGCAACCATGTTGTGAGGGAGTGAGCATGGAATATTATTGTGGAAGTGTGGATGAGAGAGGAAAAAAGAAGTATGGTTTATGTCAAAAACCAGAGGTTTCATTCTTTTGGGAGGGAGTTCACCTTTCTCAAAATGGTTGGTATAGAGTATATACCATGTTGTATTCTTCTCTCCTAAACCTTAATCAGACAAAACTTTGA